A single genomic interval of Trichosurus vulpecula isolate mTriVul1 chromosome 6, mTriVul1.pri, whole genome shotgun sequence harbors:
- the LOC118854901 gene encoding transmembrane emp24 domain-containing protein 11-like yields MGHQETWIYKLEQWDIGQQDFLDSAPGLGMFVTVTTYNDEVILSRLYGSQGVFRFRSHSPGEHIICLESNSTKLISFGGSRLRIHLDIRVGERDLAAVIAQAKDKVNEVSYKVERLTEQIEQIIKEQNYQREREENFRMTSEDTNSNVLWWALAQMLILISVGIFQMKSLKDFFIAKKLV; encoded by the exons ATGGGGCACCAAGAGACAT GGATTTACAAGCTAGAGCAATGGGACATAGGACAGCAAGATTTCCTTGACTCTGCTCCTGGTTTAGGGATGTTTGTGACTGTTACAACTTACAACGATGAG GTAATATTGTCGAGGCTGTATGGATCACAGGGGGTATTCAGATTCAGATCACACTCGCCTGGAGAGCACATCATTTGCTTAGAGTCTAACTCTACAAAGCTCATCTCCTTTGGTGGTAGTAGGCTG cgAATCCATTTGGATATTCGAGTTGGAGAACGTGACCTTGCTGCAGTAATTGCCCAAGCAAAGGACAAAGTTAATGAAGTTAGCTACAAAGTGGAACGTCTGACCGAGCAAATTGAGCAAATCATCAAAGAGCAGAACTATCAAAGG GAACGTGAAGAAAATTTCCGAATGACCAGTGAAGACACAAACAGCAATGTTTTATGGTGGGCTCTTGCTCAAATGTTAATCCTTATCTCAGTTGGAATTTTCCAAATGAAGTCCCTTAAAGATTTCTTTATAGCTAAAAAGCTGGTTTGA